From Alteromonas australica, one genomic window encodes:
- a CDS encoding peptidylprolyl isomerase, which translates to MVTFKTNFGDITLELFEDKAPKTVENFLSYVKDGFYDNTIFHRVIEGFMIQGGGFTVDMDQKDTKDTIENEANNGVANEKGTIAMARTNDPHSATAQFFINVNNNDFLNHTSESVNGWGYCAFGKVTEGMDVVEKIKSVKTGSHGYHQDVPVEPVIIEKAIIA; encoded by the coding sequence ATGGTTACTTTTAAAACAAACTTTGGTGACATCACCTTAGAACTTTTTGAAGATAAAGCCCCTAAAACAGTAGAAAACTTTTTATCGTACGTAAAAGACGGCTTTTACGACAACACCATTTTCCACCGTGTTATTGAAGGTTTTATGATTCAAGGCGGTGGTTTCACTGTAGATATGGATCAAAAAGACACTAAAGACACTATCGAAAATGAAGCGAACAACGGCGTAGCAAATGAAAAAGGCACCATTGCCATGGCGCGTACTAACGACCCTCATTCAGCTACCGCGCAGTTTTTCATTAACGTTAATAACAATGATTTTCTCAATCACACCAGTGAAAGCGTTAACGGCTGGGGATACTGCGCATTCGGTAAAGTTACCGAAGGCATGGACGTAGTAGAGAAAATTAAAAGCGTAAAAACCGGTTCACACGGCTATCACCAAGACGTACCTGTTGAACCCGTTATCATCGAAAAAGCCATCATCGCTTAA
- the lpxH gene encoding UDP-2,3-diacylglucosamine diphosphatase yields the protein MSFTYFIADLHLSADRPDITECLLNFLSRDAKQADALYVLGDLFEVWIGDDDITPFNTAIAAAFHEVSQHCPVYFMHGNRDFAIREAWLKKAGMSLLKEQTVVDLYGTPTLLTHGDELCTRDVAYQKFRKKSRGWWWPRLMLALPLWYRRRVAENGRKESKEKQKGLKPEIMDVTPLEVEKAMQRHGVQRLIHGHTHRPNIHSLTVNGKPATRIVLGDWYDQGSILKVSPKEVMLQHNKFNQ from the coding sequence ATGTCATTTACTTACTTTATTGCCGATTTACACCTTAGTGCCGACCGCCCCGACATCACAGAGTGTTTACTTAACTTTCTGTCCCGTGACGCCAAACAAGCAGACGCCCTTTATGTTCTTGGTGATCTATTTGAAGTATGGATAGGCGATGATGACATTACACCTTTTAATACCGCCATTGCTGCCGCCTTTCATGAGGTAAGCCAGCACTGCCCTGTTTATTTCATGCACGGAAACCGCGACTTTGCTATTCGCGAGGCTTGGTTGAAGAAAGCCGGCATGTCGCTACTTAAAGAGCAGACAGTGGTCGATCTCTACGGCACCCCTACGCTTTTGACCCACGGAGATGAGTTGTGCACACGCGACGTGGCCTATCAAAAATTTAGAAAGAAATCCCGCGGTTGGTGGTGGCCAAGGCTGATGCTGGCACTACCGCTTTGGTACCGACGTAGAGTCGCTGAAAATGGCCGAAAAGAAAGCAAGGAGAAACAAAAAGGTCTTAAGCCTGAAATTATGGACGTCACTCCCCTAGAGGTTGAAAAGGCCATGCAGCGTCATGGTGTGCAAAGACTCATTCACGGGCATACCCATCGCCCGAACATTCATTCACTCACGGTGAATGGAAAACCTGCCACTAGAATCGTATTGGGTGATTGGTATGACCAAGGTAGTATTCTGAAGGTATCCCCAAAAGAAGTTATGTTACAACATAACAAATTTAACCAGTAA
- a CDS encoding alkaline phosphatase, which produces MTRTWKATLGAIALAVSSGLHADVLPANQTDSAWYTDAQAQLLEKLATNNQFKAKNVILFVGDGMGVSTLTSARIHKGQLEGNMGEEGYLSFETFPHTALVKTYNVDAQTPDSAGTMTAMMSGLKTDVGVIGVDEDIERGECATVEGNEVITALELAEIRGLSTGIVSTARITHATPAATYAKSADRNWEDISDMPEDAVSEGCVDIADQLVNFERFVEARYTGVDIDGIDVAMGGGRRHFLPNDASANSPDASSDVEGDRTDGRNLVTEWQDTYSNGVYVYDETGFDAIDTENTERLFGLFNESHMQYEADRENDIAGEPSIAEMTETAINILDNNDSGFFLMVESGRIDHAHHAGNAAGALTDTLAFEAAVTAAVENTDPSETLILVTADHGHVFTIAGYPKRGNPILGKVVNVGEEEPATASDGTPYTTLGYTNGRGFQNLGDETDSDVAYGLDIAAGRVDLTDVDTTTAGYHQEALIPLSSETHSGEDIALHATGPGSQLAQGVVEQNVVFHLINQALGLINE; this is translated from the coding sequence ATGACTCGTACTTGGAAAGCGACACTGGGTGCAATAGCACTTGCGGTATCGTCTGGTTTGCACGCCGACGTGCTACCTGCGAATCAAACAGACAGCGCATGGTATACAGACGCACAAGCACAACTATTAGAAAAGCTTGCTACTAACAACCAGTTTAAAGCGAAGAATGTGATTCTTTTTGTTGGCGATGGAATGGGTGTGTCTACCCTTACCTCTGCACGCATACACAAAGGGCAACTTGAAGGAAACATGGGCGAGGAAGGCTATCTCTCTTTTGAAACCTTTCCTCATACCGCGCTTGTTAAAACATATAACGTTGACGCGCAAACCCCTGATTCAGCGGGTACCATGACCGCTATGATGTCGGGCCTTAAAACTGATGTGGGTGTTATCGGTGTAGATGAAGACATTGAGCGCGGAGAATGCGCAACTGTAGAGGGGAACGAAGTTATCACCGCATTAGAATTAGCGGAAATTCGTGGCCTTTCTACAGGTATCGTATCAACGGCACGTATTACCCACGCGACGCCCGCTGCGACGTATGCAAAATCGGCTGACAGAAACTGGGAAGACATTTCAGATATGCCTGAAGACGCAGTGTCTGAAGGTTGTGTGGATATTGCCGACCAACTTGTTAACTTCGAGCGTTTTGTTGAAGCACGTTACACCGGCGTTGATATTGATGGCATCGACGTAGCCATGGGTGGAGGCAGACGCCACTTTTTACCCAATGACGCTTCAGCCAACAGCCCAGATGCTTCAAGCGATGTAGAGGGCGATCGTACCGACGGTAGAAACCTTGTGACTGAATGGCAAGACACCTATAGCAACGGCGTATACGTGTACGATGAAACAGGTTTCGATGCTATTGACACCGAAAATACCGAGCGCTTGTTTGGCTTGTTTAACGAGTCGCACATGCAGTACGAAGCCGACAGAGAAAATGACATTGCTGGCGAGCCTTCTATTGCAGAAATGACCGAAACCGCTATCAATATTCTAGATAACAACGACAGCGGCTTTTTCCTAATGGTTGAATCCGGGCGAATTGACCATGCTCACCACGCTGGCAATGCGGCCGGCGCACTCACAGACACGCTTGCGTTTGAAGCTGCGGTAACCGCGGCGGTAGAAAATACCGACCCATCAGAAACCCTTATCTTAGTTACTGCCGACCATGGCCATGTATTTACGATTGCTGGCTACCCTAAGCGCGGTAACCCAATACTAGGAAAAGTGGTTAACGTAGGTGAAGAAGAGCCAGCAACAGCGTCTGATGGCACACCGTACACAACACTAGGCTACACCAACGGTAGAGGCTTCCAAAACCTGGGAGACGAAACAGATTCAGATGTGGCTTACGGCTTGGATATTGCCGCAGGTCGTGTTGATTTAACCGATGTTGATACCACCACAGCAGGGTATCACCAAGAAGCGCTTATTCCTTTGTCTTCTGAAACCCATTCTGGTGAAGATATCGCACTTCACGCAACTGGGCCAGGCAGCCAACTAGCACAAGGCGTGGTAGAACAAAACGTTGTTTTCCACCTCATTAACCAAGCCCTTGGCCTGATCAACGAATAA
- a CDS encoding alkaline phosphatase, whose amino-acid sequence MNLFKLSIIAIAVAGLSGCFLEGDDGSDGVDGVNGVDGADGSDGADGSDGNDGADGSDGQDGSNGANSLTVQTSLEVGNENCPNSGVRFDSGLDTNGDGVLGDDEITDTNYVCAPGVSQVATGELLTSLNNDWFVSAQAEVENNKQVWMQATGTSTVSTTSVNNVSVQAVATDDVQALAESLRGTAKNVILFVGDGMGISTVTAARILEGQMNGLDGEEYQLSFDKFPFSGLSKTYNVDAQTPDSAGTMTAMMSGIKTDVGVIGVDEDIERGECSTVSGNELVTALELAEIAGKSTGIVSTARITHATPAATYAKSADRNWEDISDMPEDAVTAGCEDIADQLVNFESNLEASYTGLDIDGIEVVMGGGRRHFLPNDASANSPDAASSTEGDRTDGRNLVTEWQSMYTNGVYVYDQSGFDGVDTETTERLFGLFNESHMQYEADRGNDIAGEPSIAEMTETAINILDNNDEGFFLMVESGRIDHAHHAGNAYGALHDTMAFAEAVAKADELTDDSDTLIIVTADHGHVFTIAGYPKRGNPILGKVVNVGEEDAATASDGTPYTTLGYTNGLGYRNLGDETNSDASYLEAADTGRKDITDVDTTTPGYHQEALIPLGSETHSGEDVGIYAKGPGAFLVNGTNEQSVIFHVMDFAADFVSDADSVVE is encoded by the coding sequence ATGAACCTTTTTAAATTAAGTATTATTGCAATTGCTGTAGCTGGCCTATCAGGATGTTTTTTGGAAGGCGACGATGGCTCTGACGGTGTCGATGGTGTAAACGGTGTTGATGGCGCAGACGGCTCAGATGGCGCAGACGGCTCTGATGGCAACGACGGTGCAGATGGCAGTGATGGGCAAGACGGCTCAAACGGTGCTAACAGTTTAACGGTGCAAACCAGTTTAGAGGTGGGCAACGAAAACTGCCCCAATAGCGGTGTACGTTTTGACTCAGGCTTAGACACCAATGGCGATGGAGTTTTAGGTGATGATGAAATTACCGATACTAACTACGTGTGCGCGCCGGGCGTGTCACAAGTTGCCACCGGCGAGTTACTGACGAGCCTAAACAACGATTGGTTTGTTAGTGCGCAGGCAGAAGTAGAAAATAACAAGCAGGTATGGATGCAAGCCACTGGCACCAGTACGGTGAGTACCACCAGCGTGAACAATGTGAGCGTACAGGCCGTGGCCACTGACGACGTTCAAGCGCTTGCGGAAAGCCTTCGTGGTACCGCGAAGAACGTCATTCTCTTTGTGGGTGACGGCATGGGTATTTCTACCGTTACCGCAGCGCGTATTTTAGAAGGTCAGATGAACGGCCTAGACGGTGAAGAGTATCAATTAAGCTTCGACAAATTCCCCTTTTCTGGTTTATCTAAAACCTACAACGTAGATGCGCAAACGCCGGACTCTGCAGGCACCATGACTGCAATGATGAGCGGAATTAAAACCGACGTGGGCGTTATTGGTGTAGATGAAGATATTGAGCGCGGCGAATGTTCTACTGTAAGCGGTAACGAGTTAGTCACTGCGTTAGAGTTAGCGGAAATTGCAGGTAAGTCTACGGGCATTGTTTCTACCGCCCGCATTACCCACGCAACACCAGCAGCAACCTATGCAAAATCGGCTGACAGAAACTGGGAAGACATTTCTGATATGCCAGAAGATGCGGTAACCGCCGGCTGTGAAGACATTGCTGATCAACTGGTTAATTTTGAATCTAATCTTGAAGCGAGTTATACCGGTTTAGATATAGACGGCATTGAAGTTGTCATGGGTGGCGGACGTCGCCATTTCTTACCGAATGATGCGTCAGCAAACAGCCCAGATGCTGCAAGTTCTACCGAAGGTGATAGAACCGATGGTCGTAACCTTGTCACTGAATGGCAAAGCATGTACACCAATGGTGTATACGTTTATGACCAAAGCGGCTTTGACGGGGTAGATACTGAAACCACTGAACGCTTGTTTGGTTTATTCAACGAGTCGCACATGCAATATGAAGCTGATCGCGGTAACGACATCGCGGGTGAACCTTCTATTGCAGAAATGACCGAAACCGCCATCAACATTCTGGATAACAACGACGAAGGGTTCTTCCTTATGGTTGAGTCTGGCCGCATAGACCACGCTCACCATGCGGGTAACGCCTATGGCGCATTGCACGATACCATGGCGTTTGCTGAAGCTGTTGCCAAAGCCGACGAACTTACTGACGATTCAGACACCTTGATTATCGTTACGGCTGACCACGGTCACGTGTTCACCATAGCCGGCTACCCTAAACGTGGTAACCCCATCTTAGGTAAAGTGGTTAATGTAGGTGAAGAAGATGCTGCAACGGCATCAGACGGTACACCTTACACTACGTTAGGTTACACCAATGGTTTGGGCTACAGAAACCTCGGCGACGAAACCAACTCTGATGCGTCTTATCTTGAAGCCGCTGATACGGGCCGAAAAGACATTACAGATGTTGATACTACAACGCCAGGGTATCACCAAGAAGCGCTTATTCCGCTAGGTTCAGAAACTCACTCTGGTGAAGATGTGGGCATATATGCAAAAGGACCTGGTGCATTTTTGGTTAACGGTACTAACGAACAAAGCGTCATTTTCCATGTTATGGATTTTGCAGCAGACTTCGTGAGCGATGCCGATAGCGTAGTGGAATAA
- a CDS encoding OB-fold-containig protein, with protein sequence MLEILLSDANYWFSVALFIVVILFTLELTFLLFGISALGLLDDSSVANVEIDGSSLLAIGNWLNIDKVPLLVWLVCFLSLFGLLGFLLNAATHSLLQFTLPSWISIIFATVCSLFATSKLSIGVAKLLPKMQSSALNNDDFVGAVAHITIGCASRGNPAEAKFTDNYAQPHYVLVEPFEEKELFDRGERVILVKKTPHSWLATRYQ encoded by the coding sequence ATGTTGGAAATTTTGCTAAGCGATGCTAATTATTGGTTTAGCGTCGCTTTATTTATTGTGGTGATTCTGTTTACGCTTGAGCTTACCTTTCTATTATTTGGTATAAGTGCGTTAGGCTTACTAGATGACTCCTCTGTTGCTAATGTAGAAATAGATGGCTCCTCCCTGCTTGCTATAGGCAACTGGCTAAATATCGATAAAGTGCCATTACTGGTGTGGCTAGTCTGCTTTCTATCTCTTTTCGGTTTACTCGGGTTCTTACTTAACGCGGCTACCCATTCACTTTTGCAATTTACCCTCCCCTCGTGGATTTCTATCATATTTGCCACTGTTTGTAGTCTTTTCGCTACGTCAAAATTGAGCATAGGTGTGGCGAAGTTGCTGCCAAAAATGCAGTCTTCTGCACTCAACAATGATGACTTTGTGGGCGCTGTAGCACATATCACGATAGGATGCGCATCGCGGGGAAACCCAGCCGAGGCGAAATTCACCGATAATTACGCACAGCCTCACTATGTGCTTGTCGAACCCTTTGAAGAAAAAGAGCTATTTGACCGCGGTGAACGGGTCATTTTAGTGAAAAAGACGCCACACAGCTGGCTAGCCACTCGATATCAATAA
- a CDS encoding flotillin family protein: MDTIQTSNLSSILFIAGIVVVTLITIGLIFAKLYTRATKETAFVRTGLGGEKVIKDGGALVLPVVHEIIPVNMNTLRIEVEKIQKDALITKDRMRVDVKADFYLRVAPNAAGISMAAQTLGTRTTRAEEVKKLMESKFVDVLRAVAAEMTMTEMHEQRADFVQKVQQSVANDLEKNGLELESVSLTGFDQTDLDFFNENNAFDAEGRARLAKIIEEKRKETNDIQQENRILIEQRNLAAEKQSLEVKRDEEEARLTQEQILAFKRQEQKAEIAKQRENKEREEREAEIAKDRAIEAAEIEKSREIETQEIAKRQALEQARIRQQQEVEVAEQVKQIAVANKSEEESAARAKAAEAEKGKVEKVEAVTTAKMVAEAERKKQIEVIDARKEAEREAVGITVEAEAKKEAAENSAEAILTEAKAAADAKMLQAEADEKVLAVEAAGKQALYEAENTLKDEQIELQKALAMLKVLPELVEHAVKPLQNIEGIKILQGYGQNASTTNGQTVASGSQGGLAEQVTQAALSYRANAPVVDAMLREVGLVDSEKGTLDDLITGNSSVMPKVTGANSSTGETKSNGAAKPS, encoded by the coding sequence ATGGATACTATTCAAACATCAAACTTATCATCGATACTATTTATTGCCGGCATTGTTGTCGTTACCCTGATCACCATTGGCTTAATTTTCGCCAAGCTCTACACTCGCGCCACCAAAGAAACAGCCTTTGTACGTACGGGGCTAGGCGGAGAAAAAGTGATTAAAGATGGCGGTGCACTTGTGCTTCCTGTTGTGCATGAAATTATTCCTGTAAACATGAATACCCTGCGTATTGAAGTAGAAAAAATACAAAAAGACGCCCTAATTACAAAGGATCGCATGCGTGTAGATGTTAAAGCTGACTTTTATTTAAGGGTAGCGCCAAACGCCGCAGGTATTTCAATGGCGGCGCAAACATTAGGAACACGCACCACCCGCGCTGAAGAAGTGAAAAAGTTGATGGAATCTAAGTTTGTTGACGTGCTTCGCGCCGTGGCAGCAGAGATGACCATGACTGAAATGCACGAACAGCGTGCCGATTTTGTGCAAAAAGTACAGCAAAGTGTGGCGAATGACCTGGAAAAGAATGGATTAGAACTAGAGTCTGTAAGCTTAACGGGCTTTGACCAAACCGACTTAGATTTCTTTAATGAAAATAACGCATTCGACGCAGAAGGTCGCGCACGCTTAGCGAAGATCATTGAAGAAAAGCGCAAAGAAACCAATGACATTCAGCAAGAAAATCGTATTTTAATTGAACAGCGAAATTTAGCAGCAGAAAAACAATCCCTAGAAGTAAAACGGGATGAAGAAGAAGCGCGTTTAACCCAAGAACAAATACTGGCATTTAAGCGCCAAGAGCAAAAAGCGGAAATTGCAAAACAGCGGGAAAACAAAGAACGTGAAGAGCGCGAAGCAGAAATTGCGAAAGACCGCGCTATTGAAGCGGCAGAAATAGAAAAATCACGGGAAATTGAAACTCAAGAGATTGCTAAACGCCAAGCTTTAGAGCAAGCGCGTATTCGTCAGCAGCAAGAAGTGGAAGTTGCCGAACAAGTTAAACAAATAGCGGTTGCCAATAAGTCTGAAGAAGAATCAGCTGCGCGGGCAAAAGCGGCGGAAGCTGAAAAAGGTAAAGTTGAGAAAGTAGAAGCGGTAACCACAGCTAAAATGGTGGCCGAAGCTGAGCGTAAAAAGCAAATTGAAGTAATAGACGCCCGCAAGGAAGCTGAGCGTGAGGCGGTAGGCATTACTGTTGAAGCTGAGGCGAAAAAAGAAGCCGCAGAAAACAGTGCTGAAGCCATACTGACAGAAGCCAAAGCCGCTGCCGATGCCAAGATGCTGCAGGCTGAAGCCGATGAGAAAGTTCTTGCGGTGGAAGCTGCCGGTAAACAAGCTCTTTACGAAGCTGAAAACACCCTTAAAGACGAACAAATAGAATTACAAAAAGCACTAGCCATGTTGAAAGTGTTACCAGAACTCGTGGAACATGCAGTTAAACCACTTCAGAATATTGAAGGGATTAAAATACTGCAAGGCTATGGGCAAAACGCAAGTACAACCAATGGGCAAACGGTGGCAAGTGGCAGCCAAGGTGGGTTAGCTGAACAAGTCACTCAGGCTGCGCTAAGTTATCGTGCTAATGCCCCCGTGGTAGATGCCATGCTACGTGAAGTGGGACTCGTGGACAGTGAAAAAGGAACACTCGATGACCTTATCACCGGTAATAGCTCGGTAATGCCTAAGGTTACAGGGGCTAACTCCTCCACTGGCGAGACAAAATCCAATGGCGCAGCAAAGCCCAGTTAA
- a CDS encoding zinc-binding alcohol dehydrogenase family protein, with protein MKAVGYTSSLPISHCDALKDIELDKPAPSGRDVLVKISAIAVNPVDYKIRQRVSPEKGTSKVLGWDAVGEIVAVGSEVQQFNVGDRVFYAGDLTRQGSNAEYQLVDERIVGNAPSSLSDSDAAALPLTTITAWELVFEHLAIKKQPVGKVEKTDDLVLVVGAAGGVGSVMLQLLKQLTGATVIATASRDSSKAWVERLGADYVVDHSQPLSAQIKGLGLGEVTHVASLNNTDSYIDTYVDLMKPMGKIALIDDPESLDVKKLKQKSISLHWEFMFTRAMFATADMQEQGRLLTEMASLIDKGCINTTVGKHLGKINAENLMAAHRELESGTAIGKIVLEGF; from the coding sequence ATGAAAGCGGTTGGATATACATCGTCACTTCCTATTAGCCATTGCGATGCGCTAAAAGATATAGAACTCGATAAGCCAGCGCCTTCGGGTCGAGATGTGCTTGTTAAAATAAGTGCAATCGCCGTAAACCCTGTGGATTACAAAATTCGTCAACGGGTGTCGCCCGAGAAAGGGACAAGTAAAGTACTAGGCTGGGACGCGGTTGGCGAAATTGTGGCAGTGGGTAGCGAGGTTCAACAGTTTAATGTAGGCGATCGGGTATTCTATGCGGGTGATTTAACCCGTCAGGGCTCGAACGCTGAATATCAGCTTGTGGATGAACGCATTGTAGGTAATGCGCCAAGTAGCTTGTCAGATAGTGACGCAGCAGCATTACCGCTAACCACAATCACCGCATGGGAATTGGTCTTTGAGCACTTGGCAATTAAAAAGCAGCCGGTGGGTAAGGTTGAAAAAACCGACGATCTCGTATTGGTTGTTGGAGCAGCCGGTGGTGTAGGTTCAGTTATGTTGCAATTGCTAAAGCAACTTACGGGGGCAACCGTTATTGCTACGGCTTCTCGCGATAGCTCTAAAGCGTGGGTAGAACGCTTAGGTGCAGATTACGTGGTGGATCACAGCCAACCACTTAGCGCCCAAATTAAAGGGCTAGGGCTTGGTGAAGTCACCCATGTGGCAAGCTTAAACAACACCGACAGTTACATAGACACTTACGTAGATCTAATGAAGCCTATGGGCAAAATTGCTCTTATTGACGACCCTGAATCGTTAGATGTTAAAAAGCTAAAACAAAAGAGCATATCGCTGCATTGGGAGTTTATGTTTACCCGTGCCATGTTTGCTACTGCTGATATGCAAGAACAAGGGCGTCTATTAACAGAAATGGCATCGCTTATTGATAAGGGATGCATTAACACCACAGTGGGTAAGCATCTAGGAAAAATTAACGCGGAAAACTTAATGGCCGCCCATCGGGAATTAGAGTCTGGTACGGCGATTGGGAAAATAGTGTTAGAAGGTTTTTAA
- a CDS encoding LysR family transcriptional regulator, with amino-acid sequence MLLEDLQVVIKVAEFRSITAAAASLDMRTATASAAIKRVESQLGFDLFIRTTRSLRLSTAGERYLPVCEQAVDMLEGAKMNLQEDADNIEGELRLGLSSDLGRNVIAPWLDEFIQQHSNVKVKLHLSDSNVDFYRDPVDIALRYGSPNDTNLYGFKVCEVPRTLIASPMYLQQHPKPTTLNDLQGHNGLFYQLHDIVYNDWAFEHDNQPVKIKMSGNRASNDGDMVRRWCVAGKGVAVKSSLDVCDDLLEKRLVSLLPDYIPKPTQLWLICPSRQSITPAVRLLRDTLREKCQAKLHALVQANIIEKARL; translated from the coding sequence ATGCTATTAGAAGATTTACAGGTAGTGATAAAAGTGGCTGAGTTTCGCAGTATTACTGCTGCTGCGGCTAGCTTAGATATGCGCACAGCAACGGCAAGTGCTGCAATTAAGCGGGTGGAAAGCCAATTAGGTTTCGACCTATTTATACGTACCACCCGCTCACTTCGATTATCGACTGCGGGAGAGCGTTACCTTCCTGTTTGTGAGCAAGCCGTAGACATGCTCGAAGGGGCTAAAATGAATTTGCAGGAAGACGCAGACAATATTGAAGGTGAGCTGCGCCTTGGGCTATCTTCAGATTTAGGACGTAATGTTATTGCACCCTGGCTGGATGAATTTATTCAACAGCACTCCAATGTAAAGGTAAAACTCCACCTTTCTGATAGTAATGTCGATTTTTATCGGGATCCCGTAGACATAGCATTGCGCTATGGCTCACCAAACGACACAAATTTATATGGCTTTAAAGTGTGTGAAGTTCCGCGCACGCTAATTGCCTCCCCCATGTATTTACAACAACATCCCAAGCCGACCACGTTGAATGATTTGCAAGGGCATAACGGATTGTTTTATCAGTTACACGATATTGTCTATAACGATTGGGCATTTGAGCACGACAATCAGCCAGTGAAAATAAAAATGTCAGGCAATCGAGCCTCTAATGACGGCGATATGGTTCGGCGCTGGTGCGTGGCGGGCAAAGGTGTTGCCGTGAAATCAAGCTTGGATGTTTGCGACGATTTACTGGAGAAGAGATTAGTTTCCTTACTCCCAGATTATATCCCAAAGCCCACTCAACTATGGTTGATTTGCCCCAGCAGACAAAGCATTACGCCAGCGGTGAGATTGTTAAGAGACACCTTAAGGGAGAAATGCCAGGCAAAATTACACGCACTGGTTCAGGCCAACATTATAGAAAAAGCGCGGCTTTAA
- a CDS encoding acyl carrier protein phosphodiesterase: MNYLAHLYLSQPTVDSHYGNLLGDFRKGVNVAALPFSVQQGLQNHYLVDRFTDSHPEVMAAKQVFPKGQRRFAPVALDMIFDHFLIKNWSTYSSITFDDFCYRSFNLLREGMPAMPVPMQRTVSHMIEHHWFNSYASFDGITYAITRVANSIRFANQFARSVDTLGAQYSLLEAQFHHFFPALIDHVNAHAIEEGI; the protein is encoded by the coding sequence ATGAATTATTTAGCACATTTATATTTATCTCAGCCGACAGTAGATTCTCATTACGGTAATTTGCTTGGTGATTTCAGAAAGGGTGTTAATGTGGCTGCGTTACCGTTTAGTGTGCAGCAAGGGCTTCAAAACCATTATTTGGTAGACAGATTTACCGATAGCCACCCTGAGGTAATGGCCGCGAAGCAAGTGTTTCCGAAAGGTCAGCGACGGTTTGCTCCCGTGGCATTAGACATGATTTTCGATCATTTTTTAATAAAAAACTGGTCAACCTATAGCAGCATCACGTTTGATGATTTTTGCTACCGAAGCTTTAATCTTTTGCGTGAAGGTATGCCGGCTATGCCTGTCCCCATGCAGCGAACAGTTAGCCATATGATAGAGCATCACTGGTTTAATAGTTATGCCAGTTTTGATGGCATTACTTATGCTATCACACGGGTAGCAAACAGCATTCGTTTTGCCAATCAGTTTGCCCGTAGTGTGGATACGCTAGGTGCGCAATACTCCTTGTTAGAAGCGCAATTTCATCACTTTTTTCCCGCGTTAATTGACCATGTCAATGCGCATGCGATTGAGGAAGGCATTTAA
- the miaE gene encoding tRNA isopentenyl-2-thiomethyl-A-37 hydroxylase MiaE gives MKELLAPINAFLHCETPDAWVAEATKKENLSIVLLDHLVCELKAAQSAMYLIRKYAVDKESGDALLAWLKPFEDFTYRKVGSWQALANHQKLNKSMFPKSGTPYGQDLIDKMVLLIKEELHHFYQVLEIMADYNIEYESVGSSRYARGMLREVRTYEPQALIDKLICGAYIEARSCERFAKLAPHVDKRLSDFYVSLLRSEARHFMDYLTLAEDIAGADISERVAFFGEVEAQLILSDDSDFKFHSGVPAFSTATALEAQG, from the coding sequence TTGAAAGAATTACTTGCCCCCATCAACGCTTTTTTACACTGTGAAACCCCTGATGCTTGGGTAGCAGAAGCCACTAAAAAAGAAAATCTATCGATTGTGCTGCTTGATCACCTTGTTTGTGAATTAAAAGCCGCTCAATCTGCGATGTACCTTATTCGTAAATATGCGGTTGATAAAGAAAGCGGTGATGCACTGCTGGCCTGGTTAAAGCCCTTTGAAGATTTCACTTACCGAAAAGTAGGTAGCTGGCAGGCGCTTGCAAATCATCAGAAACTGAATAAATCGATGTTCCCTAAGTCAGGTACGCCATATGGCCAGGATTTAATCGATAAAATGGTGCTGCTGATAAAAGAAGAGTTACATCACTTCTATCAGGTTTTAGAGATTATGGCCGACTACAATATTGAGTATGAATCTGTCGGTTCAAGCCGTTATGCTCGCGGTATGCTCCGTGAGGTTCGTACTTACGAGCCGCAAGCCTTAATTGATAAACTCATTTGCGGTGCATACATTGAAGCACGTTCCTGTGAACGCTTCGCCAAGCTAGCACCGCATGTAGATAAGAGATTAAGTGACTTCTATGTTTCTTTACTTCGTTCTGAAGCGCGGCATTTTATGGATTATTTAACCTTAGCTGAAGATATTGCCGGCGCAGATATTAGTGAGCGAGTCGCATTTTTTGGTGAAGTAGAAGCCCAACTAATTTTGTCTGATGATAGCGATTTCAAATTTCATAGTGGCGTTCCTGCTTTTTCTACCGCGACTGCCTTAGAAGCACAGGGCTAA